Proteins co-encoded in one Pseudomonadota bacterium genomic window:
- a CDS encoding methyl-accepting chemotaxis protein, translated as MRLTIKLKLIGAFTLLLAFAGGLGYIGIDKLGGMNARLKSLATESVMRVTAAQDIQRLALEIARSEKNIVLAEDPVVVERYQGVIDSNRQQIDQKLTTLKELIGDGDSADIAEFEAAWAGYVENNAQVIQLAMLNSNARARELSSNEAREAIAQAEKAVAMLVDRAAQMPAIADQALLTIARLKEDMVQSVRAEKNHIIASDDEEMSKHFASGQARHASADEKIEELRTLFAGAGGQAITQLADGWAGYKRYSTAAMKMSAENGNRRAFERSAGAGDESLSRTREALRNLVTSNLAAMERDTQISDQSYKSARNMLLQMLVAVLVVGFAAALWISSTITTALNKAVRMAQAVAKGDLTVSETANNNDEFKDLLDANVAMLTRLRDVVSNAAHTANQVAHGSSQLASSAEQLSRGATEQSSATQEASSAVEEMAANIRHAADNASTTETIADNASGDTRSSGEVVNKALASIETIAEKINIVQEIARQTDLLALNAAVEAARAGQHGKGFAVVAAEVRKLAERSQQAAAEINELSSETLGLSKEAGAKLEALVPNIERTAELVREISAASREQNIGAEQINEAMRQMDGVVQQNASASEEVSSVSDALAGQASELQSLLAFFKLDERGRQLASAGSVASAPAPVRAPVAPASRRAAPAAPTGQDDGFAIDLLSGEEVDDAHFEPYRDAG; from the coding sequence ATGCGACTTACCATCAAACTCAAGCTCATAGGTGCGTTCACGCTGCTCCTCGCCTTCGCCGGCGGCCTGGGCTACATCGGCATCGACAAGCTCGGCGGCATGAACGCACGACTGAAGTCCCTCGCCACCGAGTCCGTGATGCGGGTGACTGCCGCCCAGGACATCCAGCGCCTCGCGTTGGAGATCGCTCGCTCCGAGAAGAACATCGTGCTCGCGGAAGATCCGGTGGTCGTGGAGCGCTACCAGGGCGTCATCGATAGCAACCGACAGCAGATCGATCAGAAGCTCACCACCCTGAAGGAGCTCATCGGTGATGGCGATAGCGCCGACATCGCCGAGTTCGAGGCCGCCTGGGCCGGCTACGTCGAGAACAACGCGCAGGTTATCCAACTCGCAATGCTCAACTCCAACGCGCGCGCCCGTGAGCTGTCGTCGAACGAAGCGCGGGAGGCGATTGCTCAGGCCGAAAAGGCCGTCGCCATGCTGGTGGACCGCGCTGCGCAGATGCCGGCGATCGCCGACCAGGCCCTGCTCACCATCGCACGCCTGAAGGAGGACATGGTGCAGTCCGTGCGGGCCGAGAAGAACCACATCATCGCCAGTGATGATGAGGAGATGAGCAAGCACTTTGCCAGCGGTCAGGCGCGTCACGCCTCCGCCGATGAGAAGATCGAGGAGTTGCGCACCCTGTTCGCCGGTGCAGGCGGGCAGGCGATAACGCAGCTCGCCGACGGCTGGGCGGGCTACAAGCGCTACTCCACCGCCGCCATGAAGATGTCCGCCGAGAACGGCAACCGCCGCGCCTTCGAGCGCTCCGCGGGCGCCGGCGACGAGTCCCTGTCCCGCACCCGAGAGGCCCTGCGCAACCTGGTCACCAGCAACCTGGCAGCCATGGAGCGGGACACGCAGATCAGCGACCAGAGCTACAAGTCAGCTCGCAACATGCTACTGCAGATGCTGGTAGCCGTGCTCGTGGTGGGCTTCGCAGCGGCGCTCTGGATCTCCAGCACGATCACGACGGCACTGAACAAAGCCGTTCGCATGGCGCAGGCCGTGGCCAAGGGCGACCTCACCGTGTCAGAGACGGCGAACAACAACGATGAGTTCAAGGACCTTCTCGACGCCAATGTGGCGATGTTGACGCGCCTGCGAGACGTGGTGAGCAACGCCGCGCACACGGCTAACCAGGTCGCCCACGGCAGCAGCCAACTCGCCTCATCTGCGGAACAGCTTTCCCGAGGTGCCACTGAGCAATCCTCGGCCACCCAGGAAGCCTCATCGGCGGTCGAGGAGATGGCGGCCAACATCCGCCACGCGGCGGACAACGCCTCCACCACCGAGACCATCGCCGACAACGCCTCGGGCGACACGCGCTCGAGCGGTGAAGTGGTCAACAAGGCCTTGGCTTCCATCGAGACCATCGCCGAGAAGATCAACATCGTGCAGGAGATCGCCCGCCAGACGGACCTCCTCGCCCTCAACGCCGCCGTGGAGGCGGCCCGCGCCGGTCAGCACGGCAAGGGCTTCGCGGTGGTGGCCGCCGAGGTCCGGAAACTCGCCGAGCGCAGCCAGCAGGCCGCCGCGGAGATCAATGAACTCAGCAGCGAGACCCTCGGTTTGTCCAAGGAAGCGGGTGCGAAGCTCGAGGCGCTCGTGCCCAACATCGAACGCACGGCCGAACTCGTACGCGAGATCTCGGCCGCGAGTCGCGAGCAGAACATCGGCGCCGAGCAGATCAACGAAGCGATGCGCCAGATGGACGGCGTCGTGCAGCAGAACGCGAGCGCCTCGGAGGAGGTCTCGAGCGTGTCCGACGCCCTGGCCGGACAGGCCTCTGAGCTGCAGTCGCTCCTCGCCTTCTTCAAGCTCGATGAGCGCGGCAGGCAGCTCGCCTCGGCAGGCAGCGTCGCCTCCGCGCCCGCTCCGGTTCGCGCCCCGGTCGCGCCTGCCAGCCGGCGTGCTGCACCAGCCGCACCCACCGGCCAGGATGACGGCTTTGCCATCGACCTACTGAGCGGCGAAGAGGTGGACGACGCCCACTTCGAGCCCTATCGCGACGCCGGCTGA
- a CDS encoding protein-glutamate O-methyltransferase CheR, with amino-acid sequence MQQANTASAFAAGPVAMLARYIFDHWGLVIDERHRSMLQTRLQRRMRELGKGSLEAYCEYLFKQGGISREHDLICEAVTTQTTSFMREAHHFEYLTQVYLPQTLGTQRRGGRLLRVWSAAASIGQEAYTLAVVLAEYQRLQQGPAFEILATDINAQALGQVQNAIYPAKDVETLDPALRERYFLRGRGKLTDYVRVAPELRRRVTPRQLNLVETPYSVATGFDVILIRNCLIYFDSPTRLKVVRALRDRLAPGGLLITGHSEHFPAKDLDMEAVGPSLYQRRIGGAR; translated from the coding sequence GTGCAACAAGCGAACACCGCAAGCGCCTTCGCCGCCGGCCCCGTGGCGATGCTCGCACGCTACATCTTCGATCATTGGGGCCTGGTCATCGACGAGCGTCACCGCTCGATGCTGCAAACCCGCCTGCAGCGTCGCATGCGCGAACTCGGCAAGGGCTCGCTGGAAGCCTACTGCGAGTACCTCTTCAAGCAAGGAGGCATCAGCAGGGAACATGACCTGATCTGCGAAGCGGTGACCACGCAGACCACCAGCTTCATGCGGGAAGCGCACCACTTCGAGTACCTCACGCAGGTCTACCTTCCCCAGACCCTCGGCACCCAGCGGCGCGGGGGACGACTCCTGCGCGTGTGGAGCGCGGCCGCCTCCATCGGCCAGGAGGCTTACACGCTGGCGGTGGTCCTTGCCGAGTACCAGCGCCTGCAGCAGGGACCTGCCTTCGAGATCCTGGCCACGGACATCAATGCCCAGGCCCTGGGCCAGGTGCAAAACGCCATCTACCCGGCGAAGGACGTGGAAACCCTCGATCCGGCATTGAGGGAGCGGTACTTCCTGCGCGGGCGCGGCAAGCTCACCGACTACGTGCGGGTCGCACCGGAACTGCGCCGCCGCGTGACCCCTCGCCAGCTCAATCTGGTGGAGACACCCTATTCAGTGGCGACGGGCTTCGACGTTATCCTGATTCGAAACTGTCTCATCTACTTCGATAGCCCAACCAGGCTCAAGGTGGTTCGTGCCTTGCGCGATCGCCTCGCCCCGGGCGGACTGCTCATCACCGGACATTCGGAGCACTTCCCAGCGAAGGACCTCGACATGGAAGCGGTCGGTCCTTCGCTCTATCAGCGTCGTATCGGAGGTGCTCGATGA
- a CDS encoding chemotaxis response regulator protein-glutamate methylesterase, with the protein MSIEVLIVDDSATVREALREMIDSQPDMHVMGTAHDPFKAVDVIKQRVPDVIVLDIEMPRMDGLSFLRRIMSQRPIPVIICSTLINGNNATCVEALRAGAVDVMSKPKLSSPAAIEEGRILITDKVRAAASVRLSPVSKAPVRQTPLAERQERHTADVVLPAKRLAPSLGKRRKPLVAIGASTGGTQALETVFKELDDTVHGIVVVQHMPEHFTAAFARRLNGVSKLEVREACNGDEVEAGVALIAPGGHHLIVRPRGDGYTCQVVDGPLVARHRPSVDVLFRSVAQTAGDAALGIIMTGMGDDGARGLAELRSAGALTVGQSERSCVVYGMPAEAAKLGAVAKETDLRGIASIVQSFGRTAAVRH; encoded by the coding sequence ATGAGCATCGAGGTCCTGATCGTCGATGACTCCGCCACCGTGCGCGAGGCCCTTCGCGAGATGATCGACAGCCAGCCCGACATGCACGTGATGGGCACGGCTCACGACCCGTTCAAGGCGGTCGACGTGATCAAGCAACGGGTGCCGGACGTGATCGTGCTCGACATCGAGATGCCACGCATGGACGGCCTCTCGTTTCTGCGCCGGATCATGTCCCAACGCCCCATCCCGGTGATCATCTGCTCTACCCTGATCAACGGCAACAACGCCACCTGCGTCGAGGCCCTGCGGGCGGGCGCAGTGGACGTGATGAGCAAGCCCAAACTCAGTTCGCCGGCAGCGATCGAAGAGGGCAGGATTCTCATCACCGACAAGGTGCGCGCAGCCGCCAGCGTGCGACTGTCCCCCGTGAGCAAAGCCCCCGTGCGCCAAACGCCGCTGGCCGAACGCCAGGAAAGGCATACGGCAGATGTCGTACTGCCCGCCAAGCGCCTAGCACCTTCGCTCGGTAAGCGGAGAAAGCCCCTGGTTGCCATCGGCGCCTCCACCGGCGGCACGCAGGCTCTCGAGACGGTCTTCAAGGAACTCGACGACACGGTCCATGGGATCGTGGTCGTGCAACACATGCCCGAGCACTTTACGGCTGCCTTCGCACGGCGCTTGAACGGGGTATCCAAGCTCGAGGTGCGCGAAGCGTGCAACGGCGATGAGGTGGAAGCTGGCGTGGCGCTCATCGCCCCGGGTGGCCATCACCTGATCGTGCGTCCGCGGGGGGATGGCTACACGTGTCAGGTGGTAGACGGCCCCCTGGTGGCGCGCCATCGCCCCTCGGTGGACGTCCTGTTTCGCTCCGTCGCCCAGACCGCCGGCGACGCGGCCCTCGGCATCATCATGACGGGCATGGGCGACGACGGGGCCCGCGGCCTCGCCGAGCTGCGCAGCGCCGGCGCCCTGACGGTGGGCCAGAGTGAGCGATCATGCGTGGTCTACGGCATGCCAGCGGAAGCCGCGAAGCTCGGCGCCGTCGCTAAGGAGACAGACCTCAGGGGTATCGCCAGTATCGTCCAGTCCTTTGGTCGCACGGCGGCGGTTCGCCATTGA
- the murU gene encoding N-acetylmuramate alpha-1-phosphate uridylyltransferase MurU, translating to MRAMVLAAGRGMRMRPLTDRTPKPLLSVGGEPLIVHHLRSLHAIGVRDVLINVSWLGEQIREALGDGKRFGMRLVYSPEPEGALETGGGIYRALCWLGQGPFLVVNGDVWVDGLASWWQALSTREGDEGGLMLVPTPGWKARHDFTLVDGSRVRRGGATVTYAGVACLRAELFERMDACGFAHQARFPLAPLLFEAARDDRLSGAMHRKAWSDVGTPERLAEVDAQLSSA from the coding sequence ATGAGGGCGATGGTGTTAGCGGCCGGGCGCGGAATGCGGATGCGGCCCCTCACCGATCGTACCCCCAAGCCCTTGCTGTCGGTCGGTGGCGAGCCCCTCATCGTTCATCATCTTCGCAGCCTGCACGCCATCGGCGTGCGTGATGTGCTGATCAACGTGTCCTGGTTAGGCGAGCAGATCCGTGAAGCGCTGGGTGATGGTAAGCGATTCGGCATGCGCCTCGTGTACTCGCCGGAGCCCGAAGGCGCCCTGGAGACGGGCGGGGGTATCTACCGAGCACTCTGTTGGCTGGGGCAGGGGCCCTTTCTCGTGGTCAATGGCGATGTCTGGGTGGACGGGTTGGCGTCCTGGTGGCAAGCGCTCTCTACGCGCGAGGGTGACGAGGGTGGCTTGATGTTGGTGCCGACCCCAGGTTGGAAGGCGCGTCACGATTTCACCTTGGTGGACGGATCACGCGTGCGCCGAGGGGGGGCGACGGTCACCTACGCGGGCGTCGCCTGTCTGCGCGCCGAGCTATTCGAGCGCATGGACGCCTGCGGGTTCGCTCACCAGGCGCGGTTCCCCTTGGCGCCCCTATTGTTCGAAGCGGCGCGGGACGATCGCCTGAGCGGCGCGATGCACCGCAAGGCGTGGAGTGATGTGGGCACCCCCGAGCGCCTGGCCGAGGTCGATGCCCAGCTATCGAGCGCCTAG
- a CDS encoding phosphotransferase, giving the protein MAVQDSSRQHQLRDWLVPHLGEIPEDCLVPASTDASFRRYYRLTLRGDGALPSAIGHGTAPWPAQDVPASVILMDAPPPQEDLRRFVGLAQRLHALGLHVPAIHASDFEAGFALVGDLGHTTYLASLEHDPTRAEALYDAAIDALVDLQCAPPEFTAALPAYDEALLRRELSMLEDWYLQHHLGLAPGSHAQVLAPAGDALVAYALAQAPVAVHRDYHCRNLMCSDPLPGVLDFQDMVRGAPAYDLASLLRDCYLELPAAFQRRCLTRYQRGLADRGGANGPVPSLDTLSEQVDWAAIQRHLKVLGIFTRLWYRDGRAEYLQYLPRVRAYLIEACARHEPLQALGELIAHWGPGDEAAVARVREEATSS; this is encoded by the coding sequence GTGGCAGTGCAAGACTCCTCGAGACAGCATCAGCTGCGTGACTGGCTGGTCCCCCATCTCGGCGAGATACCCGAGGACTGCCTGGTGCCCGCCTCAACGGACGCGAGCTTCCGGCGCTATTATCGCCTGACTCTGCGCGGCGATGGAGCCTTGCCATCCGCGATCGGGCATGGCACGGCACCATGGCCCGCGCAGGACGTACCGGCGAGCGTCATTCTGATGGATGCGCCGCCGCCGCAGGAAGACCTGCGCCGCTTCGTCGGCCTCGCCCAGCGCCTGCACGCCCTCGGCCTTCACGTACCGGCGATACACGCGAGCGACTTCGAGGCGGGGTTCGCCCTGGTGGGGGATTTGGGCCACACCACGTACCTCGCGTCGCTGGAGCACGATCCGACCCGCGCCGAAGCGTTGTACGACGCGGCGATCGACGCGCTGGTGGACCTGCAGTGCGCACCGCCCGAGTTCACCGCGGCGCTGCCGGCCTACGATGAGGCCCTGCTTCGGCGCGAGCTGTCGATGCTGGAGGATTGGTACCTGCAGCATCACCTGGGCCTGGCGCCAGGCAGCCACGCGCAGGTGCTCGCGCCCGCGGGCGATGCGCTCGTCGCGTACGCCCTGGCCCAGGCGCCCGTCGCGGTCCACCGCGACTACCATTGCCGCAACCTCATGTGCAGCGACCCGCTGCCCGGCGTGCTCGACTTCCAGGACATGGTCCGTGGCGCGCCCGCTTACGATCTCGCCAGCCTCCTGCGGGACTGCTATCTGGAACTGCCGGCGGCGTTCCAGCGACGTTGCCTGACGCGCTACCAGCGCGGGCTCGCCGACCGCGGCGGGGCGAACGGGCCGGTCCCTTCCCTGGATACCCTGAGTGAACAAGTCGATTGGGCGGCGATTCAGCGCCACCTGAAGGTACTCGGGATCTTCACCCGCTTGTGGTACCGAGACGGGCGAGCGGAGTACTTGCAGTACCTGCCACGCGTGAGGGCCTACCTGATCGAGGCGTGCGCTCGCCACGAGCCACTTCAGGCGCTCGGCGAGTTGATCGCGCACTGGGGGCCTGGCGATGAGGCGGCTGTCGCCCGCGTGCGAGAGGAGGCGACGAGCTCATGA
- a CDS encoding LPS-assembly protein LptD produces the protein MFVLLGATLPPVARAEPLQCFEPPGAEDLPPPASEESFTRVLVEADTAQVSSRGESVLTGDVTVTYQGRQLRADEVRYDPETRRMRASGNVRLLDPQLRIDGTTADYAPESTAGSSFAEASFKLLDQPGRGGAELIRRINDDVAVLENVTYTGCPEQTSGWRLRAPHIRLDREKDVGTARNVRITFQGVPILYAPWLTFPLSDKRKSGLLTPNFGTSRRAGTDISAPWYWNIRPNIDATFTPRLLTDRGTQLRTDLRYLLPKSEGEARFEFLSDDEQTGRNRSFGTLYHETRISDVLTLTADLARASDGNYLEDFGGSLSGASITHLERRVDLTLREEKWNLLARVQDFQTLDASIPRSARPYERVPQLVGGGRWPNLWNGIDFALDGELVNFDRADGVTGVRLDTASTFSLPLVRRGVTILPAVTVSHTRYALADIEDLGIDSSPSRTLPIVSLDARATFERQPRKDGPIQLLEPRIRYTYIPFRDQDDLPVFDTGAPDLNLVQLFRSNRFAGTDRIGDANQVSVGVTGRLIDQENGNEFLTATVGSIISFADEDVTIPAGRPEVDDLSDLLAEVGLRLADRWNADVGLQFDAGSRSWDKAAVRVQFRPGKRSVVNVGYRFRDDDLEQTDFSFAFPLGNRWEFVGRWNYSLDERETLERFVGIGYESCCWALRLVQRNFVSTRLGDRDNQFYVQFTLKGLTSVGSATSRLLDRGILGYSDL, from the coding sequence ATGTTCGTCTTGCTCGGCGCCACCCTGCCGCCCGTAGCGCGGGCCGAACCCTTGCAGTGTTTCGAGCCACCGGGTGCCGAAGACCTCCCGCCACCGGCGTCCGAGGAGAGCTTCACACGCGTGCTGGTCGAGGCCGACACTGCCCAGGTCAGCAGTCGCGGCGAATCGGTGCTGACCGGCGACGTCACCGTTACCTACCAAGGCCGTCAACTGCGGGCCGACGAGGTGCGCTACGACCCCGAGACCCGGCGCATGCGGGCCAGCGGCAACGTGCGCTTGCTCGACCCGCAACTGCGCATCGACGGCACCACCGCTGACTACGCGCCCGAGAGCACCGCGGGCTCGTCCTTCGCCGAGGCGAGCTTCAAACTGCTCGATCAACCCGGCCGTGGTGGGGCCGAGCTCATTCGCCGCATCAACGACGATGTGGCCGTGCTCGAGAACGTGACCTACACGGGCTGCCCCGAGCAAACCTCCGGTTGGCGCCTGCGTGCCCCCCACATCCGCCTGGACCGCGAAAAGGACGTGGGCACGGCGCGCAACGTGCGCATCACCTTTCAGGGTGTGCCCATTCTCTACGCACCCTGGCTGACCTTCCCCTTGAGCGACAAGCGCAAGAGCGGGTTGCTGACGCCCAACTTCGGCACCTCACGACGCGCCGGCACGGACATCTCCGCCCCCTGGTACTGGAACATCCGGCCGAATATCGACGCCACCTTCACCCCGCGCCTGCTCACCGATCGCGGCACCCAGCTGCGCACGGACTTGCGCTACCTGCTGCCGAAGAGCGAGGGCGAGGCGCGCTTCGAGTTCTTGAGCGACGACGAACAGACCGGTCGCAACCGCAGCTTCGGCACCCTCTACCATGAGACCCGCATCAGCGACGTGCTCACGCTCACGGCCGACCTGGCGCGCGCCTCGGACGGCAACTACCTGGAGGATTTCGGCGGCTCGCTGAGCGGCGCCAGCATCACCCACCTCGAGCGCCGGGTGGACCTCACCCTGCGTGAGGAGAAGTGGAACCTGCTCGCGCGCGTACAGGACTTCCAAACTCTCGACGCCAGCATCCCGCGCTCGGCGCGCCCCTACGAGCGGGTGCCTCAGCTGGTGGGCGGCGGGCGCTGGCCGAACCTGTGGAACGGGATCGACTTCGCCCTCGACGGCGAGCTCGTCAACTTCGACCGCGCGGACGGCGTCACGGGGGTTCGCCTCGACACGGCAAGCACGTTCTCCCTGCCGCTGGTGCGCCGCGGGGTCACCATCCTGCCGGCGGTCACGGTGTCGCATACGCGCTACGCTCTGGCCGATATCGAAGATTTGGGCATTGACAGCAGCCCCTCGCGCACGCTGCCCATCGTCAGCCTCGATGCGCGAGCCACCTTCGAGCGCCAGCCGCGCAAGGACGGCCCGATTCAACTGCTCGAACCGCGCATCCGCTACACCTACATCCCCTTCCGCGACCAGGACGATCTGCCGGTCTTCGACACCGGTGCGCCCGATCTGAACCTCGTGCAGCTGTTTCGGTCCAATCGCTTCGCAGGGACCGATCGCATCGGCGACGCCAATCAGGTGAGCGTCGGCGTGACCGGGCGCCTCATCGACCAGGAGAATGGCAACGAGTTTCTCACGGCCACCGTGGGCAGCATCATCTCCTTCGCCGATGAGGACGTGACCATCCCCGCGGGCCGACCGGAGGTGGACGACCTCTCGGACCTGCTCGCAGAGGTGGGCTTGCGCCTTGCAGATCGCTGGAACGCCGACGTCGGGCTGCAGTTCGACGCTGGCAGTCGCAGCTGGGACAAGGCCGCCGTGCGCGTGCAGTTCCGGCCCGGCAAACGGAGCGTGGTCAACGTAGGCTACCGATTTCGCGATGACGACCTCGAGCAGACCGACTTCTCCTTCGCCTTCCCCTTGGGGAACCGGTGGGAATTCGTCGGCCGCTGGAACTACTCCCTCGATGAGCGGGAGACCCTCGAGCGCTTCGTCGGGATCGGCTACGAGAGCTGCTGCTGGGCCCTACGCCTGGTGCAGCGAAACTTCGTGTCCACGCGCCTCGGCGATCGAGACAACCAGTTTTACGTTCAATTCACGCTGAAGGGCCTGACCAGCGTCGGCTCCGCCACGAGCCGCCTGCTGGACCGTGGTATCCTAGGATATTCAGACCTTTAG
- a CDS encoding peptidylprolyl isomerase yields the protein MLHTRTGIRRRGAIALFALFASSLLHAQELPSEGLLLDRIVAIVNEGVVLQSELDEEIDTIGQRLRDQGTMLPPRDIFETQVLERLVVRQIQLQRAERYGMLIDDNQLNRALTAVAERNGISFADLPRALAAQNIDYGVYRRQLRQEMIIEQLRARDVMSRINITQSEIDRRLAEQAGRDTSIEYKISHILVSTPDAASNEEIAEARERTGELRDRIAEGEDFGQLAVSYSSGQTALEGGDLGWMNVSQMPTLFVNVVTRLTPGELSQPIPSGSGFHLIRLEETRGASKMMVQQAHAQHILIKPNEVVTNNQAYRRIQELRDRVIGGEDFELMAKQYSEDPGSGNAGGDLGWTSPGSFVPDFEKVVYDLQPGEVSEPVRTQFGWHIIRVLGFREYDRSEEVARQEAIRALRRDKQVVETERWIRQLRDEAYVETRLES from the coding sequence ATGCTTCACACCCGCACCGGTATCCGCCGCCGCGGCGCCATCGCCCTATTCGCCTTGTTCGCCAGCAGCCTGCTGCACGCTCAGGAGCTGCCGAGCGAAGGCCTGCTGCTCGATCGTATCGTTGCGATCGTCAACGAGGGTGTCGTCCTGCAGAGCGAGTTGGATGAGGAGATCGACACGATCGGTCAACGCCTGCGCGACCAGGGCACCATGCTGCCCCCGCGAGACATCTTCGAGACCCAGGTGCTCGAGCGCCTGGTGGTGCGCCAGATTCAGCTGCAGCGCGCCGAGCGCTACGGCATGCTGATCGATGACAACCAGCTGAACCGCGCTCTTACGGCCGTTGCCGAGCGCAACGGCATCAGCTTCGCTGACCTCCCGCGCGCGCTGGCTGCCCAGAACATCGACTACGGCGTCTACCGCCGCCAGCTGCGCCAGGAGATGATCATCGAGCAGCTGCGTGCACGCGATGTGATGTCGCGCATCAACATCACCCAGAGCGAGATCGATCGTCGCCTGGCCGAGCAGGCCGGCCGCGATACGAGCATCGAGTACAAGATCAGCCACATCCTGGTGTCGACGCCCGATGCGGCCTCCAACGAGGAGATCGCCGAGGCCCGCGAGCGCACCGGCGAGCTGCGCGATCGTATCGCCGAAGGTGAAGACTTCGGTCAGCTTGCCGTGAGCTACTCCTCTGGGCAGACCGCACTGGAAGGGGGCGACCTCGGGTGGATGAACGTCTCCCAGATGCCGACGCTGTTCGTGAACGTGGTCACTCGCCTGACGCCAGGGGAGTTATCGCAGCCGATTCCGAGCGGTAGCGGATTCCACCTGATCCGCCTCGAGGAAACGCGCGGCGCGTCGAAGATGATGGTGCAACAGGCCCACGCGCAGCACATCCTCATCAAGCCCAACGAAGTGGTCACCAACAACCAGGCCTACCGTCGAATCCAGGAGCTGCGCGATCGCGTCATCGGTGGCGAGGACTTCGAGTTGATGGCCAAGCAGTACTCGGAGGATCCCGGCAGCGGCAACGCGGGCGGTGACCTCGGCTGGACCTCGCCGGGCTCCTTCGTGCCCGACTTCGAGAAGGTGGTGTACGACCTGCAGCCCGGAGAGGTGAGCGAACCGGTGCGCACACAATTCGGCTGGCACATCATCCGCGTGCTCGGCTTCCGTGAGTACGATCGCAGCGAGGAGGTGGCACGCCAGGAGGCCATCCGCGCCCTGCGCCGAGACAAGCAGGTGGTGGAGACCGAGCGCTGGATTCGCCAGCTGCGCGACGAGGCTTACGTCGAAACGCGCCTAGAGTCCTAG
- the pdxA gene encoding 4-hydroxythreonine-4-phosphate dehydrogenase PdxA, translating into MLLSTGEPAGIGPDIALALAADPSVRLPALIALGDVEVLEARARQLGLALTLERVHAPQQVEGAHRPGHLPVWHFPVREAVEPGVLNPANAASVLTMLAAAADLCREAPKRHALVTAPVHKGVINDGGVPFTGHTEFLAERAGVARTVMLLAAGRLRVALATTHLPLSKVSEALTPQSLTSTVNVLRDGLMQRFGLHRPRILVCGLNPHAGEDGHLGHEEIEVIAPALARLREDGMEGLVGPLPADTAFTPRALAHADAVLAMYHDQGLGPLKAVGFGEAVNVTLGLPFVRTSVDHGTALDIAGTGAAEHASLLTALLLAAELVVR; encoded by the coding sequence CTGCTGCTGAGTACCGGCGAACCGGCCGGCATCGGGCCGGATATCGCCCTCGCCCTGGCGGCGGACCCGAGCGTACGCCTGCCCGCACTGATCGCCCTTGGCGATGTTGAGGTGCTGGAGGCGAGAGCCCGCCAGCTCGGACTCGCCCTGACCCTCGAGCGGGTGCACGCCCCGCAGCAGGTCGAGGGCGCCCATCGTCCTGGCCACCTGCCGGTCTGGCACTTCCCCGTGCGCGAAGCCGTCGAGCCCGGCGTGCTCAACCCCGCCAACGCCGCGAGCGTGCTGACGATGCTGGCTGCCGCCGCTGACCTGTGCCGGGAGGCACCCAAGCGCCACGCCCTCGTGACGGCACCGGTGCACAAGGGAGTGATCAATGACGGCGGTGTGCCCTTTACCGGCCACACGGAGTTCCTCGCCGAGCGTGCGGGTGTCGCGCGCACGGTAATGCTGCTGGCGGCGGGTCGCCTGCGCGTGGCGCTCGCCACCACCCACCTTCCGCTCAGCAAGGTGAGCGAGGCACTCACGCCGCAAAGCCTGACCAGCACGGTGAACGTGCTCCGCGACGGCTTGATGCAACGCTTCGGTCTGCACCGTCCACGCATCCTGGTGTGCGGCCTGAACCCCCACGCGGGCGAGGACGGGCACCTCGGACACGAGGAGATCGAGGTGATCGCACCCGCCTTGGCCCGCTTGCGCGAGGACGGCATGGAAGGCCTGGTCGGCCCGCTCCCGGCCGACACCGCGTTTACCCCGCGCGCCCTCGCCCACGCAGATGCGGTGTTGGCGATGTACCACGACCAGGGCCTGGGCCCGCTGAAGGCGGTGGGCTTCGGTGAGGCAGTCAACGTGACCCTGGGCTTGCCCTTCGTCCGCACTTCCGTGGACCACGGCACCGCCCTCGACATCGCCGGCACCGGGGCCGCCGAACATGCCAGCCTGCTCACAGCGCTACTGCTCGCGGCCGAACTGGTCGTGCGGTGA